The Gordonia sp. KTR9 genome contains a region encoding:
- a CDS encoding pyridoxamine 5'-phosphate oxidase family protein, translated as MDAKNLAELYDIDTLDWQPVAARLAAGVSQAPGTGGPGRHTWWIATINSDGSPHVTGIGALWHQGALWLETGPTTRKANNLARDPRCTLSVALDVADLVVEGDARRVTEPGVVAELAELWANDGWPCRVDESGIALTADFSAPSAGPPPWWVYRVTPRRATVLQTVEPGGATLFEFDAQ; from the coding sequence ATGGACGCCAAGAATCTCGCTGAGCTCTACGACATCGACACCCTCGACTGGCAGCCCGTCGCGGCGCGCCTTGCGGCCGGGGTGTCCCAGGCACCCGGCACCGGCGGCCCCGGCCGGCACACGTGGTGGATCGCCACGATCAACTCCGACGGCAGCCCGCACGTCACCGGCATCGGGGCGCTGTGGCACCAAGGGGCGCTGTGGCTCGAGACCGGTCCGACGACCCGGAAGGCGAACAACCTCGCCCGCGACCCGCGCTGCACCCTGTCGGTGGCGCTCGACGTGGCCGATCTCGTCGTCGAGGGTGACGCGCGACGGGTCACCGAACCCGGCGTCGTCGCCGAACTCGCCGAGCTGTGGGCGAACGACGGGTGGCCGTGCCGCGTCGACGAGTCCGGTATCGCCCTGACCGCGGACTTCAGCGCGCCGTCGGCCGGCCCGCCGCCGTGGTGGGTCTACCGTGTGACGCCGCGTCGGGCGACCGTCCTGCAGACCGTGGAGCCCGGTGGCGCGACCCTGTTCGAGTTCGACGCGCAGTAG
- the yaaA gene encoding peroxide stress protein YaaA: protein MRVITTNQLSYGVAVLVILPPSETKSDGGRGAPLDLDTLSFPELNPIRKQLAEALVALAADLDASRTALGLGATQLDEVDRNAELWLSPTRPALERYTGVLYDALDHRSLTRAGKTKAADRLAIGSALFGVVRAPDPIPAYRLSGGSKLPGLPTLASLWKPDLSPALDAVDDFVVDLRSGVYHQLGPVRGAVTATVMTEQPDGSRKVVSHFNKHYKGLMARELVRTRRTVRDIDGVAAVLADAGQRVEIEAPDRIVVLTD from the coding sequence ATGCGTGTGATCACGACCAACCAGCTTAGTTATGGTGTTGCGGTGCTCGTCATCCTGCCTCCCTCAGAGACGAAATCCGACGGCGGCCGCGGGGCTCCCCTGGATCTCGACACGCTGTCCTTTCCGGAGCTGAACCCGATCCGCAAACAGCTCGCCGAGGCCCTCGTCGCACTGGCCGCCGATCTCGACGCCAGTCGTACCGCCCTCGGGCTCGGCGCGACCCAGCTCGACGAGGTCGACCGCAACGCCGAACTCTGGCTGTCCCCGACCCGGCCGGCGCTCGAGCGCTACACCGGCGTCCTCTACGACGCCCTCGACCATCGGTCGCTCACCCGGGCGGGCAAGACGAAGGCGGCCGACCGGCTGGCGATCGGTTCGGCGCTGTTCGGCGTGGTACGAGCACCCGATCCGATCCCCGCTTACCGGCTCTCCGGCGGCTCCAAGCTGCCCGGCCTGCCGACCCTGGCGTCGCTGTGGAAGCCGGATCTGTCCCCCGCACTCGACGCCGTCGACGACTTCGTCGTGGATCTGCGGTCGGGTGTCTACCACCAGCTCGGGCCGGTACGGGGTGCGGTGACGGCGACCGTCATGACCGAACAACCGGACGGCTCGCGCAAGGTGGTCAGCCACTTCAACAAGCACTACAAGGGCCTGATGGCTCGTGAGCTGGTCCGTACGCGACGCACCGTGCGCGACATCGACGGTGTGGCCGCGGTCCTCGCCGATGCCGGGCAGCGGGTCGAGATCGAGGCGCCCGACCGGATCGTCGTGCTGACCGACTGA
- a CDS encoding proline--tRNA ligase produces the protein MSTLFLRTLRDDPADAEVPSHKLLVRAGYIRRVAPGVYSWLPLGLRVLKAIENVVREEMNAIGGQEILLPALLPREPYDTTNRWTEYGDALFRLKDRKGADMLLGPTHEELFATLVKGEYSSYKDMPVILYQIQTKYRDEERPRAGILRGREFVMKDAYSFDLDDDGLKTAYNAHREAYQKIFERLRIEYVIVAATSGAMGGSASEEFLAESAVGEDTFVRCVESGYAANVEAVVTRAPDPLPFDDLPEAVVHDTPGTPTIDTLVEWANATLDGQYSGADTLKNVLVKLRAPGGEWEVTGIGVPGDREVDFKRLEASVEPAEVELLTDADFAANPFLVKGYIGPKALAENGIRYLVDPRVVDGTSWITGADQPGRHYVGLVAGRDFTPDGTVEAAEVRDGDPSPDGAGPLVSAKGIEIGHIFQLGRKYTDAFEVDVLGESGKPVRLTQGSYGVGVSRLVAVIAEQSHDDKGLRWPKSVAPFAVHLVIANKDAAAVAGAEQLAADLDAAGLEVLLDDRKASPGVKFKDAELLGMPTVVVVGRGYANGTIEIRDRFTGEATEVAVDAAVDAVVGAARA, from the coding sequence ATGTCGACCCTGTTCCTGCGGACCCTGCGCGACGACCCCGCCGACGCCGAGGTCCCCAGCCACAAGCTCCTGGTCAGAGCCGGCTACATCCGCCGGGTCGCGCCCGGTGTGTACTCGTGGCTGCCACTGGGTCTGCGGGTGCTCAAGGCGATCGAGAACGTCGTCCGCGAAGAGATGAACGCCATCGGCGGTCAGGAGATCCTCTTGCCGGCCCTGCTGCCGCGGGAGCCCTACGACACCACCAACCGCTGGACCGAGTACGGGGACGCGCTCTTCCGCCTCAAGGACCGCAAGGGCGCCGACATGCTCCTCGGACCGACCCACGAGGAGCTGTTCGCGACCCTGGTCAAGGGGGAGTACTCGTCCTACAAGGACATGCCGGTCATCCTGTACCAGATCCAGACCAAGTACCGCGACGAGGAGCGCCCCCGCGCGGGCATCCTCCGTGGCCGTGAGTTCGTGATGAAGGACGCCTACTCCTTCGACCTCGACGACGACGGGCTCAAGACCGCCTACAACGCGCACCGCGAGGCGTATCAGAAGATCTTCGAGCGGTTGCGGATCGAGTACGTGATCGTCGCCGCCACGTCCGGCGCCATGGGCGGCAGTGCCTCCGAGGAGTTCCTGGCCGAATCCGCGGTCGGCGAGGACACGTTCGTGCGCTGCGTGGAGTCGGGATACGCCGCCAACGTCGAGGCGGTCGTGACCCGTGCCCCCGATCCGCTGCCCTTCGACGACCTGCCCGAGGCGGTCGTCCACGACACGCCCGGCACCCCGACGATCGACACCCTGGTCGAGTGGGCGAACGCGACGCTCGACGGCCAGTACAGCGGAGCCGACACACTCAAGAACGTCCTGGTCAAACTCCGTGCACCGGGCGGGGAGTGGGAGGTCACCGGCATCGGCGTCCCGGGCGACCGCGAAGTCGACTTCAAGCGACTCGAGGCCTCCGTCGAGCCCGCCGAGGTCGAGTTGCTCACCGACGCCGACTTCGCCGCGAACCCGTTCCTGGTCAAGGGGTACATCGGTCCGAAGGCGCTGGCCGAGAACGGAATCCGTTACCTCGTGGATCCGCGCGTGGTCGATGGGACCTCCTGGATCACCGGCGCGGATCAGCCGGGCCGGCACTATGTCGGGCTCGTCGCGGGGCGCGACTTCACCCCTGACGGAACGGTCGAGGCGGCCGAGGTCCGGGACGGCGATCCGTCGCCGGACGGGGCCGGACCGCTGGTGAGCGCCAAGGGCATCGAGATCGGGCACATCTTCCAGCTCGGCCGGAAGTACACCGACGCCTTCGAGGTGGACGTCCTCGGCGAGAGCGGCAAGCCGGTGCGCCTCACGCAGGGTTCCTACGGTGTCGGGGTGTCGCGCCTGGTCGCGGTCATCGCCGAGCAGTCCCACGACGACAAAGGGCTGCGCTGGCCGAAGTCGGTGGCGCCGTTCGCCGTTCACCTCGTCATCGCCAACAAGGACGCCGCCGCCGTCGCGGGTGCCGAGCAGCTCGCCGCCGACCTCGACGCGGCCGGTCTCGAAGTACTCCTCGACGACCGGAAGGCGTCGCCCGGGGTGAAGTTC